In a genomic window of Caloramator mitchellensis:
- a CDS encoding DUF512 domain-containing protein — MKNNELVVKNVFMGSIAQEVGIEPGDYLIKINGVEVKDIIEYKYLIYDEELNLLVRKHDGEEWEIEIEKDFEEDLGIEIIDSTIENPKRCHNKCMFCFIDQLPPNMRKSLYFKDDDSKLSFLQGNFITLTNMKDEELERIIRYRISPINISVHTTNPDLRIKMLHNNKAGRINEQLKKLVDGGILINCQIVLCYGVNDGDELYKTLTDLSSYYPSIQNVAVVPVGITKYREKLVKLEPYTKERALQVIELVKPLQEKFLNSLGTPFARLADEFYVMAERELPEAEHYDDFEQLEDGIGMIRFFELNLYEQINEFNFDAKGKKIAFVTGISFFNKLKDYSKLISDKFNLNIEVFAVTNDFFGERITVAGLLTGRDIINQLRNKVAGKTLFIPQNVLKADEDTFLDDVTIKEIEDTLKTKVIKVKYTGEDLIEKIAKEVV, encoded by the coding sequence GTGAAGAATAATGAACTAGTAGTAAAAAATGTATTTATGGGTTCGATAGCACAGGAGGTAGGTATTGAACCTGGAGATTATCTAATAAAGATAAATGGAGTAGAGGTTAAAGATATAATTGAATATAAATATTTGATATATGATGAAGAATTAAATTTATTGGTTAGGAAACATGATGGAGAAGAGTGGGAAATTGAAATAGAAAAGGATTTTGAAGAGGATTTAGGTATTGAGATTATAGATTCTACTATTGAAAATCCTAAAAGATGCCATAATAAATGTATGTTTTGCTTTATCGATCAGCTGCCCCCTAATATGAGAAAGAGTTTGTATTTTAAGGACGACGATTCGAAGCTTTCATTTTTACAAGGCAATTTCATAACCCTGACAAATATGAAAGATGAAGAATTAGAGAGAATAATTAGATATAGAATTAGTCCTATTAATATTTCTGTTCATACAACTAATCCAGATTTAAGAATTAAAATGCTTCATAACAATAAAGCAGGAAGAATTAATGAACAGTTAAAAAAATTAGTTGATGGAGGTATTTTAATTAATTGTCAAATAGTTTTGTGCTATGGTGTAAACGATGGGGATGAACTTTATAAAACTTTGACAGATCTTTCTAGTTATTATCCAAGCATTCAAAATGTAGCGGTAGTTCCTGTTGGAATTACGAAATATAGAGAAAAGTTAGTTAAACTTGAACCATATACTAAGGAAAGGGCGCTTCAAGTTATTGAGTTAGTTAAGCCGCTTCAGGAAAAATTTCTTAATTCACTTGGAACTCCGTTTGCAAGGCTTGCAGATGAATTCTACGTTATGGCTGAAAGGGAACTTCCTGAGGCAGAGCATTATGATGACTTTGAGCAACTTGAAGATGGCATTGGCATGATAAGGTTTTTTGAGTTGAATTTATATGAACAAATTAATGAATTTAATTTTGATGCAAAGGGCAAAAAAATTGCTTTTGTTACCGGAATATCCTTTTTTAATAAATTAAAAGATTATTCAAAATTGATTTCTGATAAATTTAATTTAAACATCGAAGTATTTGCTGTGACAAATGATTTTTTTGGAGAAAGAATAACAGTAGCAGGGCTTTTAACGGGGAGGGATATAATAAATCAATTAAGAAACAAAGTAGCAGGAAAAACATTATTTATTCCTCAAAACGTGTTAAAGGCGGATGAAGATACATTTTTAGACGATGTAACTATAAAGGAAATTGAAGATACTCTTAAAACAAAGGTTATCAAAGTTAAATATACTGGTGAGGATTTAATAGAAAAAATTGCAAAAGAGGTGGTATAG
- the pnpS gene encoding two-component system histidine kinase PnpS, which produces MRKKLIINITLLMFFVTTIISFISFNYLKKQIMDNTEGRFKEEAKLVVELIKSKEIKDYDNFATELKFIINKRITIIDSTGKVIGDSDVSSKNLENHKNRKEFIEAIEKGESFVLRKSSTLGKLLYYYALKYSLNGKIYVLRLSMDFNIINSSQDNYLHYFILTILFVLALAILLIYLSLNRIVEPIRDLTKVATKISMGSYDKRININTKDELGKLGHAFNRMAARLEETINDLEDKKNKLISILKSMGDGVIVFDINERIILINPTAKILFEIKEDVYGKHLLEVIRNKDIEYLIRENIEDEIEIKLNLTETKYYKIKTTRVLNTDKQYEKVGTLMVIQDITKMKMLENLRTEFVANVSHELKTPLTSIKGFAETLMDVEDENIRKKFLEIINIEADRLTRLINDILIISELENREYSINFEKINVIKSIEEVINIMSPVAHNKNIDLKFIKPSDEIYILGDRDKFKQMFINLIDNGIKYTNDGGFVEISMELERDNALVFVKDNGIGIPKEHLPRLFERFYRVDKARSRSLGGTGLGLAIVKHVVNLLNGKIDVYSKVGKGTTFTITLPIID; this is translated from the coding sequence ATGAGAAAAAAACTTATAATTAATATTACCTTATTAATGTTTTTTGTTACAACTATTATTAGTTTTATATCATTTAACTATTTAAAAAAGCAGATAATGGATAATACTGAAGGTCGTTTTAAAGAAGAAGCCAAACTAGTCGTTGAATTAATAAAATCAAAGGAAATAAAAGATTATGATAATTTTGCAACTGAGTTAAAGTTTATAATAAATAAACGGATTACTATTATAGATTCGACAGGTAAAGTAATCGGTGATTCAGACGTTTCAAGTAAAAACTTAGAGAATCATAAAAATAGAAAGGAATTTATAGAGGCTATTGAAAAGGGTGAATCTTTTGTTTTAAGAAAAAGTTCTACTTTAGGTAAGTTGCTTTATTATTATGCTTTAAAATACAGTTTGAATGGTAAAATATATGTTTTACGCTTATCTATGGATTTTAACATAATAAATTCATCTCAAGATAATTATTTGCATTATTTTATTTTAACAATTTTATTTGTTTTAGCTCTTGCCATATTACTAATATATTTATCTTTAAATAGAATTGTTGAACCAATAAGGGATCTTACAAAGGTTGCAACAAAAATATCAATGGGAAGTTATGATAAAAGAATTAATATTAATACAAAGGATGAATTAGGAAAGTTAGGGCACGCATTTAATAGGATGGCGGCAAGGCTTGAAGAGACAATTAATGATTTAGAGGACAAAAAAAACAAGCTGATTTCAATATTAAAAAGTATGGGTGATGGTGTTATTGTATTTGACATCAATGAAAGGATAATTCTTATAAATCCAACAGCAAAGATATTGTTTGAAATTAAAGAGGATGTTTATGGGAAGCATCTTTTAGAGGTTATACGAAATAAAGATATTGAGTATCTTATAAGAGAAAATATTGAGGACGAAATTGAAATTAAGCTAAATTTAACCGAAACTAAATATTATAAAATTAAAACAACAAGGGTCTTAAACACTGATAAGCAATATGAAAAAGTAGGAACATTAATGGTTATACAAGACATTACAAAAATGAAAATGCTTGAGAATTTGCGAACAGAATTTGTTGCTAATGTATCCCATGAGTTAAAGACACCGTTAACTTCTATTAAAGGTTTTGCTGAAACATTGATGGACGTTGAAGATGAAAATATAAGAAAAAAATTTTTAGAAATAATAAATATTGAGGCAGATAGGTTAACAAGGTTGATTAATGACATATTAATTATTTCTGAACTTGAAAACAGAGAATACTCAATTAATTTTGAGAAGATTAATGTTATTAAATCAATAGAAGAAGTAATAAATATTATGAGCCCTGTTGCTCATAATAAAAATATTGATTTAAAATTTATAAAACCATCAGATGAAATTTATATATTAGGAGATAGGGATAAGTTTAAACAAATGTTTATAAATCTTATAGATAACGGTATCAAATACACAAATGACGGGGGCTTTGTTGAAATTAGTATGGAATTGGAAAGAGATAATGCATTAGTGTTCGTTAAGGATAATGGTATTGGCATACCGAAAGAACATCTTCCAAGACTATTTGAAAGATTTTACAGGGTAGATAAAGCGCGTTCAAGAAGCCTTGGAGGAACAGGATTAGGTCTTGCTATAGTTAAACACGTTGTTAACTTGCTTAATGGGAAAATTGATGTTTATAGTAAAGTAGGGAAAGGGACAACATTCACCATAACACTTCCAATTATTGATTAA
- a CDS encoding response regulator transcription factor, with protein sequence MAGEKILVIDDELHIIELLKYNLEANGYKVIYALNGKEGVKLTAEKKPDLILLDVMLPELDGFEVCKEIKRSAELSRIPIIMLTAKGEEFDKILGLELGADDYITKPFSIRELLARIKVVLRRNTKEEKNNTLQIHDLYLNFDKHEVLKDGKRIDLTLKEFELLKLLAINRGKVMTRDYLLDKVWGYEYYGETRTVDVHVRHLRQKIEDDDKNPRYIETVRGIGYKLKE encoded by the coding sequence ATGGCTGGTGAGAAAATATTAGTAATAGATGATGAACTTCATATAATTGAGTTGTTGAAATATAATCTGGAGGCGAACGGTTACAAGGTAATCTACGCATTAAATGGAAAAGAAGGTGTTAAACTGACTGCAGAGAAAAAACCTGACTTAATACTATTAGATGTAATGTTGCCAGAGTTAGATGGATTCGAAGTTTGTAAGGAAATAAAACGTTCTGCTGAACTTTCAAGGATTCCCATAATTATGTTAACTGCGAAAGGAGAAGAGTTCGACAAAATTTTAGGACTTGAGCTTGGAGCAGATGATTATATAACAAAACCATTTTCTATTAGAGAATTGCTTGCAAGAATAAAGGTTGTTCTTAGAAGAAATACAAAGGAAGAAAAAAACAATACACTACAAATACATGATCTTTATTTGAATTTTGATAAACATGAAGTATTGAAGGATGGAAAACGAATTGATTTAACATTAAAGGAATTTGAACTTTTAAAATTACTAGCAATAAATAGAGGCAAGGTTATGACAAGAGATTATCTTCTAGATAAGGTATGGGGGTATGAATATTATGGTGAAACAAGAACGGTAGATGTTCATGTAAGACATTTAAGACAGAAAATTGAGGATGATGACAAAAACCCAAGATATATTGAAACTGTAAGAGGAATTGGTTATAAACTTAAAGAATAG
- the pgeF gene encoding peptidoglycan editing factor PgeF: MTNDYLMEDRGIKNKLFLNNVFVNHLHSNAKFGLTMSEYEHLIESGQLSDRTVSAFSDFSIKNFVFLRQVHSNEFYVVDKNNKDDIKGKMGDAIICIDNSIPLLIFTADCVPVFLVDLSKKYIAAIHAGWRGTNLKISQKVAKFMIESLNSRPGDILASIGPSIGSCCYDVSLEVATKFNFFYKDEKYYVDLWREIKYQLLEAGLSNDNIFVSGICTYCNDLFYSYRKIGKDAGRQINIIEIKG, translated from the coding sequence ATGACTAATGATTATTTAATGGAAGATAGAGGAATCAAAAACAAGCTTTTTTTAAATAATGTTTTTGTTAATCACTTGCATTCAAATGCAAAGTTTGGATTAACAATGAGCGAGTATGAGCATTTAATTGAATCAGGACAATTGTCTGATAGAACAGTTTCTGCATTTAGTGACTTTAGTATAAAAAATTTTGTCTTTTTAAGGCAGGTTCATAGTAATGAGTTTTATGTAGTTGATAAGAATAACAAAGATGATATTAAAGGAAAGATGGGAGATGCTATTATATGTATAGATAATAGTATACCATTATTGATTTTTACTGCAGATTGTGTTCCAGTTTTTTTAGTTGATTTAAGTAAAAAATATATTGCAGCTATTCATGCAGGGTGGAGGGGAACCAATTTAAAGATTTCACAAAAAGTTGCTAAGTTCATGATAGAGTCTTTAAACTCAAGGCCTGGGGATATTTTAGCCTCTATAGGTCCATCGATAGGCTCATGCTGTTATGACGTAAGTTTAGAAGTCGCAACCAAGTTTAATTTTTTTTATAAGGATGAAAAATATTATGTTGACCTTTGGAGAGAAATCAAATATCAACTATTGGAAGCAGGGCTAAGTAATGATAATATATTTGTGAGCGGCATATGCACGTATTGTAACGATTTATTTTATTCCTATAGAAAAATCGGAAAAGATGCTGGAAGACAAATTAACATAATTGAAATTAAGGGGTGA
- the nrdR gene encoding transcriptional regulator NrdR has product MKCPFCNSLDNKVLDSRPTEDNTSIRRRRECLNCGKRFTTYEKVEDIPVYVVKKDGRREPFDKRKIMMGILKSCEKRPVSINQIEDLTNEVEKLVYNTMKQEVNSSFIGEIVIQKLKELDDVAYVRFASVYRQFKDINSFVEELQKLLREK; this is encoded by the coding sequence ATGAAATGTCCATTTTGCAATAGTTTAGACAATAAAGTATTAGATTCAAGGCCTACAGAGGATAATACATCAATAAGAAGAAGAAGGGAATGCTTAAATTGCGGCAAAAGATTTACTACCTATGAAAAGGTAGAGGATATACCAGTTTATGTTGTTAAAAAGGATGGTAGAAGAGAACCGTTTGATAAGCGAAAAATAATGATGGGCATATTAAAATCCTGTGAAAAAAGACCAGTTTCGATAAACCAAATTGAGGATTTGACGAATGAAGTTGAAAAGTTAGTTTATAATACCATGAAACAGGAAGTCAATAGCAGTTTCATTGGAGAAATTGTTATTCAAAAGTTAAAGGAGCTTGATGATGTCGCTTATGTAAGGTTTGCATCCGTTTATAGACAATTTAAGGACATAAACTCATTTGTCGAAGAGCTGCAAAAATTATTGCGTGAAAAATAG
- a CDS encoding YlmC/YmxH family sporulation protein has product MREKAFENSVVSVSELRQMEIIDISQGKRLGFISDIIFDENLTRIEYIVVPPENGIFSLFKRKDEYLISWEQIKNIGIDVILVETTKKHYEVKEQESE; this is encoded by the coding sequence TTGAGGGAAAAAGCTTTTGAAAACAGCGTTGTATCAGTCTCAGAATTAAGACAAATGGAAATTATTGACATAAGCCAAGGAAAGAGGTTAGGTTTTATTAGCGATATAATATTTGATGAAAATCTTACAAGAATAGAATACATAGTAGTTCCACCTGAAAATGGAATTTTTTCTTTATTTAAAAGAAAGGATGAGTATTTAATAAGCTGGGAACAGATTAAAAATATTGGGATAGATGTTATACTTGTAGAAACTACAAAGAAACACTATGAGGTAAAAGAACAGGAAAGTGAATAG
- the sigG gene encoding RNA polymerase sporulation sigma factor SigG, giving the protein MANNKVEICGVNTSKLPVLTNEEMRELFARMKQGDKTAREKFINGNLRLVLSVIQRFNNRGENVDDLFQVGCIGLIKAIDNFDLEQNVKFSTYAVPMVVGEIRRYLRDNNSIRVSRSLRDIAYRALQIRDRLVNENNKEPTVSDIAKELNIPREEVVFALDAIQDPVSLFEPIYHDGGDAIFVMDQISDNKNDDETWIENIAIKQAMKKLNKREKMILNMRFFEGKTQMEVAEEIGISQAQVSRLEKSALNHLRKYV; this is encoded by the coding sequence ATGGCAAACAATAAAGTTGAAATTTGTGGTGTTAATACTTCTAAATTACCTGTCCTCACAAATGAGGAAATGAGAGAGCTATTTGCAAGAATGAAACAAGGTGATAAAACTGCAAGAGAAAAATTTATCAATGGAAATTTAAGATTAGTATTAAGCGTTATCCAAAGATTTAATAATAGGGGAGAAAATGTTGATGATTTATTCCAGGTTGGTTGCATTGGACTAATAAAGGCTATTGACAATTTTGATTTAGAGCAAAACGTGAAGTTTTCAACTTATGCAGTTCCAATGGTTGTAGGTGAAATTAGAAGATACTTAAGGGATAACAACTCTATTAGAGTAAGCAGGTCTCTCAGGGATATAGCCTACAGAGCACTTCAGATAAGGGATAGGTTAGTTAACGAAAATAATAAGGAACCCACTGTATCAGATATAGCTAAGGAACTGAACATACCGCGCGAGGAAGTAGTGTTTGCATTGGATGCTATCCAAGATCCGGTTTCATTATTTGAACCAATTTACCACGATGGTGGTGATGCTATATTTGTAATGGACCAGATTAGCGATAATAAAAACGATGATGAAACCTGGATAGAGAATATTGCTATTAAACAGGCCATGAAAAAACTAAACAAGAGAGAAAAGATGATTCTAAATATGAGGTTTTTTGAGGGAAAAACCCAGATGGAGGTAGCAGAAGAAATCGGAATATCACAAGCACAGGTATCAAGATTAGAAAAATCAGCTTTAAATCACCTAAGAAAATATGTATAA
- the sigE gene encoding RNA polymerase sporulation sigma factor SigE, with product MGIIRIIINLFKGIIKWLQRILFEKKTIFYIGGTDILPPPLTNEEEKNLVEELKRGNNEVKSKLIERNLRLVVYIAKKFENTGISIEDLISIGTIGLIKAVNTFEPSKRIKLATYASRCIENEILMYLRRNSKVRSEISFDEPLNVDWDGNELLLSDILGTENDLIYHFIEDEVEKQLLNHAMSRLSKREREIVELRFGLSGDGEKTQKEVADILGISQSYISRLEKRIIKRLKKEITKMI from the coding sequence ATGGGAATTATAAGAATAATTATTAATTTATTCAAAGGAATAATCAAATGGTTACAAAGAATTTTGTTTGAGAAGAAGACAATTTTCTATATTGGTGGCACAGATATCCTACCTCCACCTTTAACAAATGAGGAAGAAAAGAATCTTGTCGAAGAATTGAAACGGGGTAATAATGAAGTAAAATCTAAATTAATTGAAAGAAATTTAAGACTTGTGGTTTATATTGCGAAAAAATTTGAAAATACTGGAATTAGCATTGAAGATTTAATATCAATAGGAACAATAGGGTTAATTAAAGCTGTAAATACATTTGAGCCATCAAAAAGGATAAAATTAGCAACTTATGCTTCGAGATGTATTGAAAATGAAATACTTATGTATTTAAGAAGAAACAGCAAGGTAAGAAGTGAAATTTCATTTGATGAGCCTTTGAACGTAGATTGGGATGGAAATGAATTATTGCTTTCAGATATTTTAGGAACTGAAAATGATTTAATTTATCATTTTATTGAAGATGAAGTTGAAAAACAACTCTTAAATCATGCGATGTCAAGACTTAGCAAGAGAGAAAGAGAGATAGTTGAGTTAAGATTTGGGTTATCTGGAGATGGTGAAAAAACTCAGAAAGAAGTTGCTGATATACTAGGAATTTCACAATCTTATATATCAAGATTAGAAAAAAGAATAATTAAAAGGCTAAAAAAAGAGATAACTAAAATGATTTAA
- the spoIIGA gene encoding sigma-E processing peptidase SpoIIGA, which translates to MGNILYIDIVFFENLFMNYFLLYLLKRLIRSKAPNWRLVLSALVGAGYVVIILIPNMEIYLNITIKILVSLLMIVIAFFPYTIREMLKLILLFYLETFLIGGSIMAIFYLANRDLSNVNGIMLLNRISQIYLLLGSIIGIIFVKIGFDFIDGYFLKGKMLAELEVFLDNKHCSLKALIDTGNSLRDPLTNLPVIVTFLDAIEAILPETTFRKMKSSKSYDEIIEALINSELKQRVRLIPYKALGIDNGLIAAIRTDKIIVAKEKKFSKIDDCILAIYNLPLSENGEFDALAFPEIIR; encoded by the coding sequence ATGGGGAACATCCTATATATTGATATAGTCTTTTTTGAAAATTTATTTATGAATTATTTTTTATTATATCTCTTAAAAAGATTGATTCGTTCCAAGGCTCCTAATTGGAGATTAGTCCTTTCAGCATTGGTTGGAGCAGGGTATGTAGTGATTATACTGATACCGAATATGGAGATATATCTTAATATAACAATTAAAATCCTTGTATCGCTACTCATGATTGTTATTGCATTTTTCCCATATACAATTAGAGAAATGTTAAAGCTTATTCTACTATTTTATCTAGAAACATTTTTAATAGGTGGAAGCATAATGGCTATTTTTTATTTAGCAAATCGAGATCTGAGTAACGTAAATGGTATTATGCTTCTAAATAGAATTTCTCAAATTTATTTATTATTAGGAAGTATAATTGGAATCATATTTGTAAAGATTGGATTTGACTTTATTGATGGATATTTTTTAAAGGGAAAAATGTTGGCTGAACTTGAAGTTTTTTTAGATAATAAACATTGTTCTTTGAAAGCATTAATAGATACTGGGAATAGTTTGAGGGATCCGCTGACAAACTTACCTGTTATAGTTACTTTTTTAGACGCAATAGAAGCAATATTGCCAGAGACAACATTTAGAAAGATGAAAAGTTCAAAGAGCTACGATGAAATAATAGAGGCTCTAATTAATTCAGAGCTTAAGCAAAGGGTTAGATTAATACCGTATAAAGCTCTTGGAATAGACAATGGACTTATTGCAGCCATAAGAACTGATAAAATTATAGTTGCCAAGGAAAAAAAGTTTAGTAAAATCGATGACTGTATTTTAGCTATTTATAATTTGCCGCTTTCTGAAAATGGGGAATTTGATGCATTGGCGTTCCCGGAAATAATTAGATAA
- the ftsZ gene encoding cell division protein FtsZ encodes MLDFEFNVETGAQIKVVGVGGGGNNAVNRMIEFGLKGVEFISVNTDRQALNYSRATTKIQIGDKLTKGLGAGANPEIGQKAAEESIEQITQALKGADLIFITAGMGGGTGTGAAPVVAEIAKELGILTVGVVTKPFIFEGRQRMKNAENGIMRLKEKVDTLVTIPNDRLLQVVDKKTPMTEAFKIADDILRQGVQGISDLITVPGLINLDFADVKTIMLNKGLAHMGIGKATGDSRAADAAKQAISSPLLETTINGATGVLLNITGGSNLTMFEVAEAAEQVRQAADPDANIIFGAVIDEALGDEIRITVIATGFEEHSRIQQEQEREIVKDNGRKKTIELTEDDYDNLDIPVILRNQRNRNF; translated from the coding sequence GTGCTAGATTTTGAATTCAATGTTGAAACAGGTGCACAAATCAAGGTAGTAGGTGTCGGTGGCGGTGGCAATAACGCTGTTAATAGAATGATTGAATTTGGATTAAAGGGTGTTGAGTTTATCTCTGTAAATACTGATAGACAAGCACTGAATTACTCAAGAGCTACTACAAAAATACAAATAGGAGATAAGCTTACTAAAGGACTTGGAGCAGGTGCTAATCCTGAAATCGGACAAAAGGCAGCAGAGGAGAGTATAGAACAAATTACTCAGGCTCTTAAGGGAGCTGATTTGATTTTCATAACAGCCGGAATGGGTGGAGGAACAGGAACCGGAGCAGCACCAGTTGTAGCAGAAATAGCAAAGGAACTTGGCATTTTAACAGTTGGGGTTGTTACAAAGCCTTTTATATTTGAAGGTAGACAGAGAATGAAAAATGCAGAAAATGGAATAATGAGACTTAAGGAAAAGGTTGACACTCTAGTAACTATACCAAATGACAGATTACTCCAAGTTGTTGATAAAAAAACGCCAATGACTGAGGCTTTTAAAATTGCAGATGATATTTTAAGACAAGGTGTTCAGGGTATATCGGATTTAATTACTGTTCCAGGACTAATAAATTTGGATTTTGCCGATGTTAAGACAATAATGCTTAACAAAGGTTTAGCACATATGGGTATTGGCAAAGCTACTGGCGACAGTAGAGCAGCAGATGCTGCAAAGCAGGCTATATCAAGTCCATTATTGGAAACAACAATTAATGGTGCTACCGGAGTTCTACTAAATATAACTGGTGGTTCAAATTTAACAATGTTTGAAGTAGCAGAAGCTGCTGAACAAGTTAGGCAAGCAGCTGATCCAGATGCTAATATAATATTTGGTGCAGTAATAGATGAGGCTTTAGGCGATGAAATTAGAATCACAGTAATTGCAACTGGATTTGAGGAACATTCAAGGATTCAACAGGAGCAGGAAAGAGAAATTGTCAAAGATAATGGAAGAAAAAAGACAATAGAATTAACAGAAGATGATTATGATAATTTAGATATACCTGTGATTTTAAGAAATCAGAGAAATAGAAACTTTTAA
- the ftsA gene encoding cell division protein FtsA: MNNVVVSLDIGSSKISVVIAEINKKQFNIIGVGTSECKGVKKGVIVDIDATVEAIRNSVEMAQQMSNIQVKSAFVNIKGGYTTVIDSKGVVAVSREDKEITQEDVNRVIQAAKVVALPPDKEIIDIIPKQFIIDGYDEIRDPIGMVGVRLEVDAKLISASTTNVQNIIRTVQKAGLSVDGIIIEPLGTSAIVLNEDEKELGVALVDIGAETMDISVFRKKKLIFSKVIPVGGNHITNDISVLCKVTFNDAEKIKRQYGVANSKLVKSEETIKINNIAGKGEKEIYLTDIAEIMEARISEMLYIIKNELEKNSLIGYLGAGIVITGGGLFNIRGIQETAQNHFELPVRFGYPNYIGVANPTYSASAGIAMYVLKQKRTSTVTAENKKTIKYKDSLNEETASTTEKEDDELKFGWLERIKEFFADFF, from the coding sequence ATGAACAATGTAGTAGTTTCACTTGATATAGGGTCGTCAAAAATAAGTGTAGTTATAGCAGAAATTAATAAAAAGCAGTTTAATATAATAGGTGTTGGAACCTCCGAATGCAAAGGTGTAAAAAAAGGTGTAATAGTTGATATAGATGCTACGGTGGAGGCTATTAGGAATTCAGTTGAAATGGCACAGCAAATGTCTAATATTCAAGTTAAATCTGCTTTTGTAAACATCAAGGGTGGCTATACTACAGTTATTGATAGCAAAGGGGTTGTAGCAGTATCAAGGGAAGATAAGGAAATTACTCAAGAGGATGTAAATAGAGTTATTCAAGCAGCTAAAGTCGTTGCGCTTCCTCCTGATAAAGAGATTATTGATATTATACCAAAACAGTTTATTATTGATGGATATGATGAAATTAGGGATCCAATTGGAATGGTTGGAGTTAGGCTTGAAGTTGATGCAAAATTGATTTCAGCTTCAACTACAAATGTTCAAAATATTATTAGGACGGTTCAAAAAGCAGGATTAAGCGTTGATGGTATAATTATTGAACCTTTAGGAACTTCAGCAATTGTTCTTAATGAAGACGAAAAAGAGCTTGGAGTTGCACTTGTGGATATTGGCGCTGAGACGATGGATATTTCAGTATTTAGAAAGAAAAAATTAATTTTTTCAAAGGTTATTCCTGTAGGCGGCAATCATATAACTAATGATATATCAGTTCTGTGTAAAGTTACATTTAACGATGCTGAAAAAATTAAAAGGCAATATGGTGTTGCAAATTCAAAATTAGTAAAGAGCGAGGAGACGATTAAAATAAATAATATTGCAGGAAAAGGCGAAAAGGAAATATATCTTACAGATATAGCTGAAATAATGGAAGCAAGAATTAGCGAAATGTTATATATTATCAAGAATGAACTTGAAAAAAATAGTTTGATAGGTTATTTAGGTGCAGGTATTGTCATTACCGGTGGAGGTTTATTTAATATAAGAGGTATACAGGAAACTGCACAAAATCATTTTGAATTACCAGTTAGGTTTGGATATCCAAATTACATAGGCGTAGCTAATCCAACATATTCAGCTTCTGCTGGCATTGCTATGTATGTATTAAAACAAAAGAGGACAAGCACAGTTACTGCAGAAAATAAGAAAACTATAAAGTATAAAGACTCTTTAAATGAAGAAACTGCTTCAACAACTGAAAAGGAAGATGATGAATTGAAATTTGGATGGCTAGAAAGAATAAAAGAATTCTTTGCTGATTTCTTTTAA